The Acetomicrobium flavidum genome window below encodes:
- a CDS encoding ArsA family ATPase, producing MNASDLFDKKYVFFGGKGGTGKTTCAAAFSLKASRMGKKLLLVSTDPAHSLSDIFDKRIGPKGAQLAEKLFALEIDPEAESKKYMEGIKRQLSGVVSNVVVEALQKQIDAAYMSPGSEEAAIFDKFIEIMEQAEDSFDIVVFDTAPTGHTLRLLSLPKLLDLWMDSLIEKRKKALKLLERASGTKSDDPILRILQKRKDMFEKAWEVLSDRDKTAFVFVVTPERLPIFETERALKYLENSGISVAGIVVNGIIPSEVDGTFMEKRRELQKKYLREIREKFGDKVLAEIELLDNDVWGLDGLCTIADMLVLQK from the coding sequence ATGAATGCGTCCGATTTGTTCGACAAAAAATACGTCTTCTTCGGCGGTAAGGGCGGTACGGGTAAGACTACGTGTGCTGCAGCCTTTTCGCTAAAGGCCTCAAGGATGGGCAAAAAGCTGTTGTTGGTATCCACCGACCCGGCTCACTCCCTGTCGGATATTTTTGACAAACGCATCGGCCCTAAAGGTGCACAGCTTGCAGAAAAGCTCTTTGCCCTGGAGATCGATCCGGAGGCGGAATCTAAGAAATACATGGAGGGCATCAAAAGACAGCTTTCGGGAGTGGTGAGCAATGTCGTGGTGGAGGCCTTGCAAAAGCAAATAGATGCGGCCTATATGTCGCCCGGCTCCGAAGAAGCGGCCATCTTTGACAAGTTCATCGAGATAATGGAGCAGGCAGAGGATTCCTTTGATATTGTAGTCTTTGACACCGCACCTACGGGACATACCCTGAGGCTTTTGTCATTGCCCAAATTGCTTGACCTTTGGATGGATAGCCTTATCGAAAAGCGTAAGAAGGCTTTGAAGCTTTTGGAAAGGGCCTCAGGCACAAAAAGCGACGATCCGATATTGCGCATCCTTCAAAAAAGAAAGGACATGTTCGAAAAAGCCTGGGAGGTGTTGAGCGATAGAGACAAGACCGCCTTCGTCTTCGTGGTCACTCCGGAAAGGCTCCCCATCTTTGAGACGGAGCGCGCCTTGAAGTATCTTGAAAACTCAGGCATAAGCGTAGCCGGCATCGTCGTAAACGGCATAATTCCGTCGGAGGTCGATGGAACCTTCATGGAAAAGCGACGGGAATTGCAAAAGAAGTACTTAAGGGAAATCCGCGAGAAGTTCGGCGATAAGGTATTGGCCGAAATCGAACTGCTCGATAATGACGTGTGGGGCCTTGATGGTCTTTGCACTATAGCGGACATGTTGGTGTTGCAAAAATGA
- a CDS encoding carbon starvation CstA family protein, with amino-acid sequence MSGVMLMLVTFVLFILAYIFYGGWLAKQWGLNPQGKTPAHEFYDGVDYVPAKAPVLLGHHFASIAGAGPINGPVLAAVFGWLPVTLWIVVGNIFMGAPHDFGSLMASIRHKGLSIGGVIEVNVGKGAKRLFLLFSWLTLVLIIAAFANIVADTFVSTPQAATSSLLFIPLAMAFGFAIYRRNAPLLISTVVGVAILALCIWLGVLFPLALSKTAWLIILSIYIIAASILPVWILLQPRDYLNSFLLYAMIIGGFLGVILYHPTISMPAVTAFKHPTQGYLFPMLFITIACGAISGFHSLVASGTTAKQLDREGDAKIIGYGGMLIEGALAILATITAVYLTADGYAELLKGGPVNVFSTGLATFMTSFGVDATTGKTFTALAVSAFALTTLDTAGRLGRFAFQEFFQEAVSTEVAEKKAAPSTTSFFANRYVASVITIGLSVYLAFTSWQVIWPMFGSANQLLAAVALLAVATWLANRGMNNKMLIAPMIFMFIVTLTALGFLMQSNVARGNYALVSFAALLFVLAIVLIVLSYNVLTGKNKKQQA; translated from the coding sequence ATGAGCGGTGTTATGTTGATGTTGGTTACCTTCGTGCTTTTCATCCTGGCTTACATATTTTACGGCGGTTGGCTTGCTAAGCAGTGGGGGCTGAACCCACAGGGGAAGACCCCGGCCCATGAGTTTTACGACGGCGTTGATTATGTCCCGGCAAAGGCGCCCGTGCTGTTGGGCCATCACTTTGCATCTATAGCCGGGGCGGGCCCCATTAACGGCCCGGTATTGGCAGCTGTCTTTGGATGGCTGCCCGTGACGCTTTGGATAGTAGTCGGGAACATATTCATGGGTGCTCCACACGACTTTGGCTCGCTTATGGCCTCAATAAGGCACAAGGGCTTGTCCATCGGAGGCGTCATAGAGGTAAACGTGGGCAAGGGCGCTAAGAGGCTTTTCCTGCTTTTTTCCTGGCTGACGCTTGTGCTTATAATTGCTGCCTTCGCAAACATAGTGGCTGATACCTTTGTGTCCACGCCGCAGGCGGCTACGTCGTCGCTTTTGTTCATACCGCTTGCCATGGCTTTCGGCTTCGCCATCTATAGGAGAAATGCACCGTTGCTGATTAGCACAGTAGTTGGAGTTGCCATCTTAGCGCTTTGCATCTGGCTTGGCGTGCTCTTCCCGCTGGCGTTGAGCAAAACTGCATGGCTGATAATCTTGTCGATATATATTATCGCTGCATCAATATTGCCAGTATGGATATTGCTTCAACCAAGAGATTACCTTAATTCCTTCCTGCTCTATGCCATGATAATTGGCGGCTTTTTGGGAGTTATTTTATACCACCCGACTATTTCGATGCCGGCAGTGACTGCTTTTAAGCATCCGACACAAGGCTACCTTTTTCCCATGCTATTCATAACAATAGCTTGTGGGGCCATATCTGGGTTTCATTCTCTTGTGGCATCGGGTACGACCGCCAAACAGCTTGATAGGGAAGGAGACGCAAAGATCATAGGTTATGGTGGCATGCTCATAGAAGGAGCTTTGGCCATACTTGCGACGATTACTGCCGTTTACCTTACAGCGGACGGTTACGCCGAACTCCTGAAAGGTGGTCCCGTGAACGTCTTTTCCACCGGCCTGGCCACTTTCATGACCAGCTTTGGCGTAGATGCCACTACCGGCAAGACCTTCACTGCCTTGGCCGTATCTGCCTTTGCGTTGACCACCCTTGATACGGCAGGCAGGCTTGGGAGGTTCGCCTTCCAGGAGTTCTTCCAGGAGGCAGTTTCTACAGAGGTTGCCGAGAAGAAGGCTGCTCCCTCGACGACTTCGTTTTTTGCCAACAGATATGTCGCCTCCGTAATAACTATAGGCTTATCCGTATATTTGGCATTTACCAGTTGGCAGGTAATATGGCCCATGTTCGGTTCGGCCAACCAGCTCTTGGCGGCGGTGGCCCTTTTGGCGGTAGCCACCTGGCTTGCAAACAGGGGCATGAACAACAAGATGTTGATAGCTCCGATGATATTCATGTTCATCGTCACTCTCACTGCGCTTGGCTTCTTGATGCAATCCAATGTGGCAAGGGGAAACTACGCCTTGGTGTCCTTTGCGGCCCTTCTTTTCGTGTTGGCGATCGTCTTAATTGTATTAAGCTATAACGTGTTAACCGGAAAAAACAAGAAACAACAGGCGTAG
- a CDS encoding iron-containing alcohol dehydrogenase, whose amino-acid sequence MSFEMFIPGRALFGAGVVAKVAEVIGEDAKRVFLVTDENLVKLGTAKRIEEILKSAGKEVATFDSVEPEPSVETTDKAAAAARDFKAQAVIGLGGGSCMDVAKAVSVLITNEGSAARYQGLGLVKKPGVLKVMIPTTAGTGSEVTFTAVLIRRSDGFKGGINDDKLFADYALLDPELTLTAPPKVTASSGMDALIHAVEAYTSRYATWFSDMFAQQAIKRIGKWIRIATWNGRNVEARSHMQYAAYLAGLALVHAGVGACHALSYPLGGMFGVGHGVGNALLMPHVVRANAFSCPDRYTDVLKWLGYIDEGTKVSPRDGALMCADAFDELLEDLELPATLDSLGVGITSKHFPEMAEKALAVSRPMENNPRPFDKELCIKIYEEAMR is encoded by the coding sequence TTGTCCTTTGAGATGTTCATTCCGGGAAGGGCGCTTTTTGGCGCAGGCGTGGTCGCGAAAGTTGCCGAAGTGATCGGCGAGGATGCAAAGAGGGTATTTTTAGTCACCGACGAAAATTTGGTGAAGCTTGGGACTGCAAAAAGGATCGAGGAGATACTTAAGTCAGCCGGCAAGGAAGTGGCGACCTTTGATTCGGTAGAGCCCGAGCCATCGGTCGAAACTACCGACAAGGCCGCTGCAGCCGCCAGGGATTTTAAGGCCCAGGCGGTCATAGGCTTGGGCGGCGGCAGCTGTATGGACGTTGCCAAGGCCGTAAGTGTACTGATCACCAACGAGGGATCTGCCGCCCGGTACCAGGGTTTGGGCTTGGTAAAAAAACCGGGAGTCTTGAAGGTCATGATACCCACGACGGCCGGGACGGGTTCAGAGGTTACCTTTACTGCAGTTTTGATTCGCAGAAGTGATGGCTTTAAGGGAGGCATAAACGACGACAAGCTGTTTGCCGATTATGCCCTGCTTGACCCAGAACTGACCCTTACGGCTCCCCCCAAGGTCACCGCATCGTCAGGCATGGACGCGCTTATACATGCGGTGGAGGCCTACACCAGCAGATATGCGACATGGTTTAGCGATATGTTTGCACAACAAGCCATCAAGCGAATAGGGAAATGGATAAGGATCGCGACTTGGAACGGAAGGAATGTGGAGGCCAGAAGCCACATGCAGTATGCCGCCTATTTGGCGGGCTTGGCATTGGTGCACGCCGGAGTTGGGGCTTGCCATGCCCTTTCCTATCCGCTGGGAGGGATGTTCGGCGTAGGGCATGGCGTAGGCAATGCCTTACTAATGCCCCATGTTGTCAGGGCAAACGCGTTCAGCTGCCCTGATCGCTATACGGATGTCCTAAAGTGGTTGGGATATATCGACGAAGGAACCAAGGTCAGTCCCAGAGATGGTGCGCTTATGTGCGCCGATGCCTTCGACGAACTGCTCGAGGATCTGGAGTTGCCCGCCACCTTAGATTCTTTAGGGGTCGGCATAACGAGCAAACACTTTCCTGAGATGGCAGAAAAGGCCTTGGCCGTCAGCAGGCCCATGGAAAACAACCCTAGGCCTTTCGATAAGGAACTTTGCATCAAAATTTACGAGGAGGCGATGAGGTAA
- a CDS encoding DegT/DnrJ/EryC1/StrS family aminotransferase has translation MPGFELFDEKEIEALADVIRRKVVHRYSFQGVREGIYRVSEFEQAFAKRVGTRYALGVSSGSAALYVGLKALGIGPGDEIITSAFTFIASIEAILECGAVPVLGDIDESLNLDPASVESLITDRTKAIMPVHMFGAAADMDAFREICDLHGLYLIEDACQAVGATYKGKACGGLGIWGAFSLDPYKVITVGEGGMIFTDDEELYKRMEYYHDHGHLHDYNIERGAEKKACLGFNFRMSELQGALGLVQLSKLDRAIEAQKNNKKKILDAIGDVEGLSLRDLPDREGEIASHLVLMLPDGDAAMRFKKACAEAGVGCAILSDNTWHYAKHWATLREGKYYSRVRCPFDCPYAEDMPLYRPVEWTQTEDILSRSVMFGIDVVMDDAKIEKIVSGIKAGLKAAL, from the coding sequence ATGCCTGGTTTTGAGCTGTTTGACGAGAAGGAGATCGAGGCTTTGGCCGATGTCATCAGGAGAAAGGTCGTGCACAGGTATTCCTTTCAAGGCGTGAGGGAAGGGATCTACCGCGTATCCGAATTTGAGCAGGCCTTCGCCAAAAGGGTGGGCACAAGGTATGCCCTGGGAGTAAGCAGCGGTTCTGCGGCCCTTTATGTTGGCCTAAAGGCCTTAGGAATAGGACCCGGAGACGAGATCATAACTAGCGCCTTTACCTTTATCGCGAGCATAGAGGCGATACTTGAGTGCGGGGCCGTGCCCGTGCTCGGCGATATCGACGAGAGCTTGAACTTGGATCCCGCTTCCGTGGAAAGCCTAATCACGGATCGCACAAAGGCGATAATGCCCGTCCATATGTTTGGCGCAGCGGCCGACATGGATGCCTTCAGGGAGATATGTGACCTGCATGGCCTTTACCTAATAGAGGATGCCTGTCAGGCAGTAGGCGCTACTTACAAGGGTAAGGCCTGTGGCGGACTGGGCATTTGGGGTGCCTTTAGCTTGGATCCTTACAAGGTCATAACGGTGGGCGAGGGCGGCATGATATTTACCGACGACGAAGAGCTCTACAAGAGAATGGAGTATTATCACGATCATGGCCACCTGCATGACTATAACATAGAGAGGGGAGCCGAGAAGAAGGCTTGTCTGGGCTTTAATTTCAGGATGAGCGAATTGCAGGGCGCCTTAGGCTTGGTGCAGCTGTCGAAGTTGGATCGTGCCATCGAAGCGCAAAAGAACAACAAGAAAAAGATCTTGGATGCCATTGGCGACGTGGAGGGTCTTTCTCTGAGGGATCTGCCCGATAGGGAAGGCGAAATAGCGTCTCATCTGGTGCTAATGTTGCCCGATGGCGACGCGGCAATGCGCTTTAAGAAGGCATGTGCGGAAGCCGGTGTCGGCTGTGCGATATTGAGCGACAACACGTGGCATTACGCGAAGCACTGGGCAACATTGAGGGAAGGCAAATACTACTCCAGAGTGCGTTGTCCCTTTGACTGTCCTTACGCCGAGGACATGCCGCTGTATCGTCCCGTGGAATGGACTCAGACTGAGGACATACTGTCCAGGTCCGTAATGTTCGGCATAGATGTCGTAATGGACGACGCCAAGATAGAAAAGATCGTATCCGGGATCAAGGCAGGGTTAAAGGCAGCTCTTTAA
- a CDS encoding KpsF/GutQ family sugar-phosphate isomerase — MNDTATERDVFVLSSEEERLLDIGKKVLTQEAQELINVSSRLGVEMIRAAKLVFDCKGRVVLSGLGKSGIIAKKIAATFASLGTPSIFLHATEGIHGDLGMVCRGDVGIFLSNSGETNEVLEIIPYFKRFGIPIIAITGNVSSRLGKEADIVIDASVTREVDPLGLAPTSSAIVQLAIGDALAVMVADMRHLKKEDFALFHPGGSLGKRLLLKVCDVMGSDDRLPVVSEKATVREALFEITSKGYGATIVVDGEGRLKGIFTDGDLRRLIEDRGEAGVLSMPVAEVMTKNPKTIDADELAVRGVLLMEKYEVSVLVVMKDGLPVGMVHLHDMLKAGVA; from the coding sequence ATGAACGATACGGCAACCGAAAGGGATGTTTTTGTCCTTTCTAGCGAAGAAGAAAGGTTGCTTGACATAGGCAAAAAAGTGCTGACGCAGGAGGCACAGGAGCTAATCAACGTCTCATCGCGCTTGGGAGTGGAGATGATAAGGGCGGCAAAGCTTGTATTTGACTGCAAAGGTCGTGTTGTCCTAAGCGGGCTTGGAAAATCTGGGATAATAGCCAAAAAGATCGCTGCCACCTTTGCATCGCTGGGTACGCCATCGATCTTCCTGCATGCTACCGAAGGCATCCACGGCGACCTGGGGATGGTATGTCGCGGTGACGTGGGCATATTTTTGAGCAACAGCGGCGAGACGAACGAGGTGCTTGAGATTATCCCCTACTTTAAGCGCTTCGGCATCCCCATAATAGCCATAACGGGCAATGTTTCCTCCAGGCTTGGCAAGGAAGCTGATATAGTGATCGATGCCAGCGTCACCAGGGAAGTCGATCCTTTGGGGTTGGCGCCTACCAGCAGCGCCATCGTCCAGCTTGCCATAGGTGACGCCTTAGCCGTGATGGTGGCTGATATGCGACACCTAAAAAAAGAGGACTTTGCCCTGTTTCATCCCGGAGGCTCTTTGGGCAAGAGGTTGCTCCTAAAGGTGTGCGACGTGATGGGAAGCGACGACAGGCTTCCGGTCGTCTCGGAAAAGGCGACCGTAAGGGAAGCGTTGTTCGAGATCACGAGCAAAGGTTACGGAGCCACCATCGTGGTAGATGGCGAAGGAAGGTTAAAGGGCATATTTACGGATGGCGACTTGCGGAGGCTCATAGAAGATAGGGGAGAGGCGGGCGTCCTTTCCATGCCCGTCGCTGAGGTGATGACCAAAAATCCGAAGACCATCGATGCGGACGAGCTGGCTGTAAGGGGCGTCCTGTTGATGGAAAAATACGAAGTGAGCGTCCTCGTGGTGATGAAGGACGGATTGCCGGTAGGCATGGTTCACCTGCACGATATGCTGAAGGCGGGGGTGGCTTAG
- a CDS encoding hydrogenase expression protein HypA/HybF produces the protein MRRFRCLVCKHEFEVEDVPPVMKCPKCHTRFVELIEGEPLRGKPWSSKSFSVK, from the coding sequence ATGAGAAGATTTCGTTGCCTCGTATGCAAGCATGAATTTGAGGTAGAAGACGTCCCCCCGGTGATGAAGTGTCCAAAATGCCATACCCGATTTGTCGAACTGATAGAAGGAGAGCCCCTAAGGGGCAAACCATGGAGCAGTAAAAGCTTTAGCGTTAAGTAG
- a CDS encoding DUF554 domain-containing protein, which translates to MYDFIDAIPAAGSIINALAIIVGSMIGLIIQRRLPERITMVAFQVIGLFVLALGMQMTFQGKNILVVILSLLVGTIIGEWIELEEKLQNGLKKMRTRMIERGFQFGGDHLVEGFLTAFLLFCMGSMAILGAFEEGVGKPPNLLLVKSMMDFVSSIALASTLGIGVLFSAIPLFIYQGGLTLGAFCLNGFISDIMIDEITAVGGIMLLGLAFSILNLKQFKVFNMIPSLLLVVVFSLFL; encoded by the coding sequence ATGTACGACTTCATCGATGCCATTCCGGCAGCAGGATCTATCATAAACGCATTGGCTATAATCGTCGGAAGCATGATCGGCCTTATCATACAAAGAAGGTTGCCAGAGAGGATTACGATGGTGGCCTTTCAGGTCATAGGGTTATTCGTACTGGCGCTCGGAATGCAAATGACCTTTCAGGGCAAGAACATATTGGTGGTGATCTTGAGCCTGCTTGTAGGCACGATAATTGGCGAATGGATAGAGCTAGAGGAAAAGCTCCAGAACGGCCTAAAAAAGATGAGGACCAGGATGATAGAACGCGGATTTCAGTTTGGCGGAGATCACTTGGTCGAAGGTTTTCTGACGGCCTTTTTGCTTTTCTGCATGGGCTCTATGGCCATACTGGGGGCCTTTGAGGAGGGCGTGGGGAAGCCGCCCAATTTATTGCTGGTAAAATCCATGATGGATTTCGTCTCCTCGATCGCGTTGGCTTCCACGCTTGGCATCGGCGTGCTATTTTCTGCGATACCGCTTTTCATATATCAGGGAGGATTGACTTTAGGGGCCTTTTGCCTTAACGGCTTTATATCGGATATAATGATCGACGAGATAACGGCTGTGGGTGGGATAATGCTGTTAGGGCTAGCCTTTTCCATATTAAACTTGAAGCAGTTCAAGGTCTTCAACATGATACCTTCTTTATTGCTGGTGGTCGTATTTTCGCTCTTTTTGTAA
- the glgB gene encoding 1,4-alpha-glucan branching protein GlgB, whose product MEGVTRDVSLWSDYDIYLFKQGSHFRLYEKMGSHPMDVDGKRGTYFSVWAPNARAVSVMGDFNGWAKCSHYLKARDDGSGVWEGFIPGLPEGARYKYHIFSMYNGYEVDKGDPYAFLYETPPKTASVVYDLSYSWKDEAWMKERASRNSLKSPISIYEVHLGSWRRVPEEGNRFLTYREMANYLPKYVKEMGFTHVEFLPVMEHPFYGSWGYQITGYFAPTSRYGNPADFMYLIDRLHQEGIGVILDWVPSHFPGDEQGLVYFDGTHLYEHADPRKGFHPDWKSYIFNYGRHEVRSFLISSARFWFDKYHIDGIRVDAVASMLYLDYSRKEGEWIPNEYGGKENLEAIYFIKRLNEVIYGDFPDVQTIAEESTAWPMVTRPTYIGGLGFGMKWNMGWMHDTLHYMSLDPIYRKYHHNQLTFSIWYAFNENFMLPLSHDEVVHGKGSLLSKMPGDDWQRFANLRLLFGYMFTHPGKKLLFMGEEFGQWSEWNHDASLDWHLLQHPFHEGVSRWVRDLNGLYSSERALHEYDHDPRGFEWSDFSDWEQSVIAYLRKDGDDVLLIVCNFTPVPRFDYKVGVPREGFWKEVLNSDAVEYGGSGLGNMGGSSSINAPFHNWPHHLSLMLPPLGTVIFKHEKTDSRKV is encoded by the coding sequence GTGGAAGGGGTAACACGGGATGTATCTTTGTGGTCAGACTACGACATATACCTGTTTAAGCAGGGTAGCCATTTCCGATTGTATGAAAAGATGGGCTCTCACCCCATGGATGTCGATGGCAAGAGGGGCACATACTTTTCCGTGTGGGCACCAAATGCCCGCGCCGTCTCCGTCATGGGGGATTTTAACGGCTGGGCAAAGTGCAGCCACTATTTGAAGGCACGGGACGACGGCTCGGGTGTTTGGGAAGGTTTTATCCCTGGTTTACCCGAGGGGGCGCGCTATAAGTATCACATCTTTTCGATGTATAACGGATATGAGGTCGATAAGGGCGATCCTTATGCCTTCCTTTACGAGACGCCGCCCAAGACCGCATCCGTCGTTTATGACCTGTCTTACAGTTGGAAGGACGAAGCTTGGATGAAGGAAAGGGCTTCGCGCAACTCGCTAAAATCGCCGATCTCGATCTATGAGGTGCATCTTGGATCTTGGCGACGCGTTCCCGAAGAGGGAAATAGGTTTTTGACTTACAGAGAGATGGCCAATTACCTTCCCAAATACGTCAAGGAAATGGGGTTTACCCATGTGGAATTTTTGCCGGTGATGGAGCATCCCTTTTATGGTTCCTGGGGGTATCAAATCACGGGATACTTTGCTCCCACGAGCAGGTACGGTAACCCTGCGGACTTCATGTACTTAATCGACAGGCTGCATCAGGAAGGCATTGGGGTGATCTTAGACTGGGTGCCCTCCCATTTCCCGGGCGACGAACAGGGCCTTGTGTATTTTGATGGTACGCACCTGTACGAACATGCCGATCCCCGAAAGGGGTTTCATCCCGACTGGAAGAGCTACATCTTCAACTATGGCAGGCATGAGGTCAGGTCCTTTCTCATAAGCAGTGCCAGATTTTGGTTCGATAAATACCACATAGACGGCATCAGGGTCGATGCGGTAGCTTCTATGCTGTATCTTGACTACTCAAGGAAGGAGGGAGAATGGATACCCAACGAATATGGGGGAAAGGAAAACCTGGAGGCCATATATTTCATTAAACGGCTAAACGAAGTGATATATGGAGATTTCCCCGATGTCCAGACGATAGCCGAGGAGTCCACCGCATGGCCCATGGTAACTAGGCCTACCTACATAGGAGGTTTAGGCTTTGGCATGAAGTGGAACATGGGGTGGATGCACGATACCCTTCATTACATGTCGCTTGATCCGATATACCGCAAATATCACCATAATCAGCTTACCTTCAGCATATGGTACGCCTTTAATGAAAACTTCATGTTGCCGTTATCTCACGATGAGGTAGTCCACGGCAAGGGATCCCTTCTTTCAAAGATGCCAGGAGATGATTGGCAAAGGTTTGCGAACCTACGCCTTCTTTTTGGCTATATGTTTACCCATCCCGGCAAGAAGTTGCTGTTCATGGGGGAGGAATTCGGACAGTGGTCCGAATGGAATCACGATGCCAGCTTAGATTGGCATTTGTTGCAGCATCCTTTTCACGAGGGCGTCAGCAGGTGGGTTAGGGACCTGAATGGATTATATTCAAGCGAGCGAGCCCTCCATGAATATGATCACGATCCCAGGGGTTTTGAATGGTCCGACTTTTCGGATTGGGAACAAAGCGTGATCGCTTATCTTCGAAAGGATGGAGACGATGTGCTTTTAATAGTGTGTAACTTTACGCCCGTTCCAAGGTTCGATTATAAGGTGGGCGTGCCAAGGGAAGGCTTTTGGAAAGAGGTGTTAAACAGCGATGCCGTCGAGTATGGAGGAAGCGGTCTTGGAAACATGGGGGGGTCTAGCTCGATAAATGCCCCATTTCATAACTGGCCGCACCATCTTTCTTTGATGTTGCCGCCCCTTGGAACGGTGATATTTAAACATGAAAAAACTGATTCGAGGAAGGTGTAA
- the rimI gene encoding ribosomal protein S18-alanine N-acetyltransferase, translating into MLLVDIDFCSLADLDDIYAIEEAAHGHPWPYEIIESDLRHKTGQIFYIGARWNRVLCGFGACRREKNSLKIMNLAVHPDFRRNKIGTQLLIAMGEIGIRLGCKRATLEVRITNYAAQLLYEELGFRRIKVIPHYYEDSEDAFLMESPLPFPAISVATKNNGTHL; encoded by the coding sequence ATGTTATTGGTCGACATCGATTTTTGCAGTCTGGCGGATCTCGACGACATTTATGCCATAGAAGAGGCAGCACACGGACACCCCTGGCCCTACGAGATAATAGAGTCGGACCTCAGACACAAGACCGGCCAGATATTTTACATCGGTGCAAGGTGGAACAGGGTTTTGTGCGGATTCGGTGCCTGTCGCCGGGAAAAAAACAGCCTCAAGATAATGAATTTAGCCGTCCACCCAGATTTTAGGCGTAACAAAATAGGGACGCAGCTTTTAATCGCCATGGGCGAGATAGGGATACGTCTCGGATGTAAAAGGGCCACCCTGGAGGTAAGAATAACCAACTATGCGGCACAGCTTTTGTATGAGGAGCTGGGTTTCAGACGCATAAAGGTAATTCCCCATTATTACGAGGACAGCGAGGATGCCTTTTTAATGGAATCGCCGCTGCCGTTCCCGGCAATATCGGTAGCGACAAAAAATAACGGGACGCACCTTTAA
- a CDS encoding 3-deoxy-D-manno-octulosonic acid transferase, with product MGLYPYLRFRYREGFGDRIGKPDLEQFEKLKSRPIWVHGVSVGEVQAAFPLILQARRYGYDESILISTVTSTGKSMAEKLLSGLVDGHFYYPWDVPWVIRRLLDCLKPKAYIGLETEIWPFLLHELKKRNVPSFLVNGRFSDRSFKKACRAVDFWRETLECFSKILVRSTSDADKLFRLGVDTGRVRIIGDIKIDALLFRKGYVDSKELKKRLNVNESDICFVAGSTHEGEETVVLEAFGMVKGEVPSSKLILVPRHPERARGVCALACNKFVACLSSEVKPNWDVLIVDEVGVLFELYSLAAGAFVGGSLVPKGGQNVLEPACFGVPIAFGPHMEDFSLPAVELERLGVARVIRGEKDLAQAWLNAIKFDAGLREKAVQYVESLGGASKLAWEEIASHLK from the coding sequence TTGGGGCTTTACCCCTACCTTAGGTTTCGATATCGCGAAGGTTTCGGCGATAGGATCGGCAAACCTGACCTTGAGCAGTTTGAAAAGCTTAAAAGCCGCCCAATTTGGGTTCACGGCGTATCCGTGGGTGAGGTCCAGGCGGCCTTCCCCCTGATACTGCAGGCGAGACGGTACGGTTACGACGAGTCTATATTAATTTCGACGGTGACCTCTACGGGCAAAAGCATGGCAGAAAAGCTGCTCTCCGGCTTGGTTGACGGGCACTTTTATTACCCCTGGGATGTGCCCTGGGTGATAAGGCGCCTATTGGACTGCCTAAAGCCGAAGGCTTACATCGGCCTGGAGACGGAAATTTGGCCTTTCCTTCTGCACGAACTGAAGAAAAGGAATGTGCCCTCTTTCTTGGTCAACGGAAGGTTTTCGGACCGCTCCTTTAAGAAGGCCTGTAGGGCCGTAGATTTTTGGAGGGAAACCCTTGAATGTTTTTCAAAGATCTTGGTGCGGTCGACGTCGGATGCCGATAAGCTTTTCCGTTTGGGCGTAGATACAGGTAGGGTAAGGATAATAGGAGATATAAAGATAGATGCGCTTCTTTTCAGGAAAGGCTATGTCGATTCGAAAGAACTAAAGAAGAGGCTTAACGTAAATGAATCTGACATCTGTTTTGTTGCAGGCAGCACACACGAGGGAGAGGAAACCGTGGTGCTCGAGGCCTTTGGTATGGTTAAAGGGGAGGTACCAAGCTCAAAGCTGATATTGGTCCCGAGGCATCCCGAACGAGCGAGAGGAGTTTGTGCTTTAGCGTGCAATAAGTTTGTGGCTTGCCTGTCATCTGAGGTGAAGCCAAATTGGGATGTCTTGATAGTAGATGAAGTCGGAGTTTTGTTTGAGCTCTATTCCCTGGCCGCCGGAGCATTCGTGGGGGGCAGCTTAGTGCCCAAGGGGGGCCAAAACGTGTTAGAGCCGGCCTGCTTTGGGGTGCCGATAGCATTTGGTCCTCACATGGAAGATTTCTCGCTGCCTGCCGTGGAGCTTGAGCGCCTGGGCGTGGCTCGCGTGATTAGGGGCGAAAAAGACCTTGCTCAGGCGTGGCTAAATGCGATAAAGTTCGATGCCGGTTTGAGGGAAAAAGCTGTACAATACGTAGAAAGCTTAGGAGGCGCCTCAAAGTTGGCATGGGAGGAGATAGCTTCGCATCTGAAATGA